Proteins from one Lacrimispora sphenoides genomic window:
- a CDS encoding UDP-N-acetylmuramoyl-tripeptide--D-alanyl-D-alanine ligase, with protein MVNMTVKEILSATGGRLLCGNENTVLEHISIDSRSMKGNDLFVPIIGEKQDAHRFIGQAFDNGATATLTSEHDAMDLVKPWIRVEDTKVALQAIGSYYRDRLKLPLVGITGSVGKTTTREMVACALSARYCVYKTPGNHNSQVGVPITLSEITAEDEIGVIELGMSEPGELTVIARIAKIQMAVITNIGVTHIEQLGSQENIYREKMTIQDGLMDGGILFLNGDDPLLKTTKAKEGCKTIYYGTGENCDYRALDVHLEEGFPAFTAVFGQKKVPIRLAVMGSHNVLNAMVSLAVASECGIPMEEAAKCLQEFTGFKNRQQIYHVAGMTIIDDTYNASPVSMKAGLEVLGSITKAERRIAVLADMKELGEKSPEYHYEIGEYIAEQPVYEVVTLGELAGEIARAVKEHAPHITVKEFMEPELLVSYLNKELKEGDCVLFKGSNSMNLGPVAEKFYRP; from the coding sequence ATGGTAAATATGACAGTAAAGGAAATACTTTCAGCTACAGGAGGAAGGCTTCTTTGCGGAAACGAGAATACAGTCTTAGAGCACATCAGTATTGATTCCAGATCAATGAAGGGGAATGATCTGTTTGTCCCTATCATTGGAGAAAAGCAAGATGCTCACCGTTTTATCGGGCAGGCCTTTGACAATGGAGCAACAGCGACGCTTACCAGCGAGCATGACGCCATGGACTTGGTGAAACCCTGGATCCGGGTTGAAGATACAAAAGTGGCTCTTCAGGCCATTGGGAGCTATTACAGGGACCGTTTAAAACTTCCTCTTGTTGGAATTACGGGAAGCGTAGGAAAGACCACTACAAGGGAAATGGTCGCTTGCGCCCTGTCTGCCCGTTATTGCGTTTATAAAACCCCAGGAAACCACAACAGTCAGGTGGGGGTACCCATTACCTTATCGGAGATTACAGCCGAGGATGAAATCGGAGTCATTGAACTGGGAATGAGTGAGCCGGGAGAGCTGACCGTCATTGCCAGGATCGCAAAAATCCAGATGGCTGTGATTACCAATATTGGAGTAACCCATATCGAGCAGTTGGGATCCCAAGAAAATATTTACAGGGAAAAAATGACCATCCAAGATGGCCTTATGGATGGTGGAATCCTGTTCTTAAATGGGGATGACCCGCTTTTAAAAACAACAAAGGCAAAAGAAGGCTGTAAGACCATCTATTACGGAACAGGGGAAAATTGTGATTACAGAGCTCTGGATGTCCATTTGGAGGAGGGCTTTCCGGCCTTTACTGCAGTTTTTGGCCAGAAGAAAGTTCCTATACGGCTGGCGGTTATGGGAAGCCATAACGTGTTAAATGCCATGGTGTCTCTTGCAGTAGCTTCTGAGTGCGGCATTCCTATGGAAGAAGCCGCAAAATGCCTTCAGGAATTCACCGGCTTTAAAAACCGTCAGCAGATCTATCATGTGGCAGGTATGACCATCATCGATGATACCTATAACGCCAGCCCGGTTTCCATGAAAGCAGGTCTGGAGGTTTTGGGTTCTATAACAAAGGCGGAACGAAGGATCGCAGTATTGGCTGATATGAAGGAGCTGGGAGAAAAATCCCCAGAATACCATTATGAAATCGGAGAATACATTGCAGAACAACCGGTATATGAGGTGGTGACTTTAGGAGAATTGGCAGGGGAGATTGCCAGAGCGGTGAAGGAACACGCTCCTCATATTACGGTTAAAGAATTTATGGAACCTGAGCTGCTGGTATCTTATTTAAATAAGGAGTTAAAGGAAGGGGACTGCGTGCTGTTTAAGGGCTCCAACAGCATGAATCTCGGCCCTGTGGCAGAGAAATTTTACCGGCCTTGA